Proteins from one Xenorhabdus griffiniae genomic window:
- the yigB gene encoding 5-amino-6-(5-phospho-D-ribitylamino)uracil phosphatase YigB, producing the protein MRFYRPIAPFAAMTFDLDDTLYDNHPVIDKTEKEVLCFIRQYDAKFGHFEHEDLHLYRQAVLEREPDIYHDVTSWRRQSAELMFTHQGFNDEETVRGTNEIMSCFMYWRNQIAVPESTHNTLSILAEKMPLVAITNGNAEPAACGLARYFEFVLKAGIDGRSKPYPDMYQLAAERLNLPINQILHVGDNLNTDVEGALCSGMQACWINIENKNLMQEPEGRLVPHIEISDLASLVALI; encoded by the coding sequence ATGCGTTTTTATCGGCCTATCGCGCCATTTGCTGCGATGACATTCGATCTGGATGATACGCTTTACGATAACCATCCTGTAATCGATAAAACCGAAAAAGAAGTGTTGTGTTTTATCAGGCAGTACGATGCCAAATTCGGTCACTTTGAGCATGAAGATCTGCATTTATACCGTCAGGCGGTTCTTGAACGGGAACCTGATATTTATCATGATGTAACTTCATGGCGTCGGCAGTCCGCAGAACTGATGTTTACCCACCAGGGTTTCAATGATGAAGAAACCGTACGTGGTACAAATGAAATTATGTCTTGCTTTATGTACTGGCGTAATCAAATCGCTGTGCCAGAATCTACCCATAACACTTTGTCCATACTGGCGGAAAAAATGCCGTTAGTGGCAATTACCAATGGGAACGCGGAACCGGCTGCATGTGGGCTTGCCCGTTACTTTGAATTTGTTTTGAAAGCGGGCATAGATGGACGTTCCAAACCTTACCCTGATATGTACCAGCTCGCGGCAGAGCGGCTTAACCTGCCTATAAATCAGATCCTGCATGTGGGGGATAATCTGAATACAGATGTCGAAGGAGCACTTTGTAGTGGTATGCAAGCCTGTTGGATCAACATCGAGAATAAAAACTTGATGCAGGAACCAGAGGGGCGTCTGGTGCCACATATTGA
- the xerC gene encoding tyrosine recombinase XerC, with protein MTQPIDLLLAPVEGFLHYLRVERRLSPVTITNYRRHLVVLAEMSLEMGILEWQELDPAKVKMFASRSRRAGLQSASLALRLSSLRSFLDWMVMQNKLAANPAKTVSTPHKKRHLPKNMDVDEINQLLNINLNDLLSVRDRAMLEVMYGAGLRLSELVGLDCRHLDLEGGEVWVHGKGSKERKVPFGRMAQEWLQRWLEMRGLLEPEDDAVFISSKSGKRLSARNVQKRFEQWGIRQSVSSHVNPHKLRHSFATHILESSGDLRAVQELLGHANLSTTQIYTHLDFQHLTKVYDVAHPRAKRGKS; from the coding sequence ATGACTCAGCCGATTGATTTACTGTTAGCACCCGTGGAAGGCTTCTTGCACTATTTGCGGGTTGAGCGACGTTTAAGCCCTGTGACGATCACGAACTATCGACGCCATTTAGTCGTTTTGGCGGAAATGTCATTGGAGATGGGGATACTTGAGTGGCAGGAGTTAGATCCGGCTAAAGTCAAAATGTTTGCCTCCCGCAGTCGGCGGGCAGGCTTGCAATCTGCCAGCCTCGCTTTGCGCTTGTCTTCTTTGCGCAGTTTTCTTGACTGGATGGTAATGCAAAATAAGCTGGCGGCTAATCCGGCTAAAACAGTGAGTACTCCACATAAAAAACGCCACTTACCGAAAAATATGGATGTGGATGAAATTAACCAACTGCTCAATATTAATCTGAACGATCTGCTGTCAGTGCGTGACAGGGCCATGCTGGAAGTGATGTATGGCGCGGGATTGCGTTTATCTGAACTGGTGGGCTTGGATTGTCGCCATTTGGATTTGGAAGGCGGGGAAGTTTGGGTACATGGCAAAGGCAGCAAAGAACGTAAGGTGCCGTTTGGCCGTATGGCGCAGGAATGGCTCCAGCGTTGGCTGGAAATGCGGGGATTACTTGAGCCGGAAGATGATGCGGTTTTCATTTCCTCCAAAAGCGGAAAACGTCTCTCTGCCCGTAATGTACAGAAACGATTTGAACAATGGGGGATTCGGCAAAGTGTTAGCAGCCATGTTAACCCTCATAAATTGCGTCACTCTTTTGCCACACATATTCTGGAGTCCAGCGGAGATCTGCGTGCCGTGCAGGAATTACTGGGGCACGCGAACCTGTCGACCACCCAGATTTATACCCATTTGGACTTTCAGCACTTGACCAAAGTCTATGATGTGGCTCACCCCAGAGCCAAACGAGGAAAATCATAA
- a CDS encoding DUF484 domain-containing protein, translating into MSEKDDPLHIENRLDDQAVLDYLLNNPDFFIRNASMIDKIRVPHPVRDSVSLMEWHMNRQRKRICYLEDDLNHLIAQAKQNEALFSNLLQLLSDLSGAKSLQDFLSCLTSWSKTLGLSNSYIRLFSDKWHLGAPLNVPELAISRQSFEPVRIKRFGEKNHYLGRLHGPEILLLMPQARHVGSVAISLLGSRGDLGMVIFNSHDKQHYHEGMGTDILAHLAKLLPGLLSRWIERA; encoded by the coding sequence ATGAGTGAAAAAGACGATCCATTGCACATCGAAAACAGGCTGGATGATCAAGCAGTCTTGGATTATTTATTGAATAATCCAGATTTTTTTATCCGTAATGCCAGTATGATCGATAAGATAAGAGTTCCTCATCCAGTGCGGGACAGTGTCTCTTTAATGGAATGGCATATGAACCGCCAGAGGAAACGTATCTGTTATTTGGAAGACGATCTGAACCATTTGATAGCGCAGGCGAAACAGAATGAAGCGCTGTTCAGTAACCTATTGCAATTACTGTCGGATCTCTCTGGTGCCAAGAGCTTGCAGGATTTTCTGTCCTGCTTAACTTCATGGTCAAAAACTTTGGGGTTGAGTAACAGTTATATTCGATTGTTTAGTGATAAATGGCATCTTGGCGCACCATTGAATGTACCGGAACTGGCGATTTCCCGTCAGTCCTTTGAACCCGTCCGCATTAAGCGATTTGGCGAAAAGAATCATTATCTTGGCCGATTGCATGGCCCAGAGATTTTATTGTTGATGCCACAGGCACGTCATGTTGGCTCAGTGGCCATTTCCCTTTTAGGATCACGAGGGGATTTGGGTATGGTCATTTTCAATAGCCATGATAAACAGCACTATCACGAAGGCATGGGAACGGACATTCTCGCCCATTTAGCGAAGTTATTACCGGGTTTGTTGTCCCGTTGGATTGAACGCGCATGA